The window GTCTTTAAACGGCATTAGAATTTTTTAGACCTGCGTGTATTTTATAGCTGTTGCGACAATTAATTTAGCAAAGGTTAGGATGtaggattatttttcttctttttgccaccttattttgatttttcattaataaattaatattcaatattaaattttcaattttttaatggTGTGCTTTGGTGGGCAATTAGGGGAGACCTAACCTGTGGAAAAAGCCTTTTTATGTCACAGGAattgtgtaggaaaaaaatatttaaaaaaaaattttacattttactgAGTCTTAAGTGGTTCCACATGCTTTTCATTTGTTCAACATCTTTAGCATTAGTTTTCTTCTACCATAAGACTTCAGCTGTCTAAGTTTGGCAGCTTTATACtttgtgctgttttctgcatCCTGATTGTATGTGGTTAATCCTCTTTAGCTGATACTGTTTCCAAAACTTCACAATAACCATTTTTATGTtgtggtttttattattattgttattagaTGGCTCATTTGATTTGGGTTAGTATTTAAATACTTTGGTGTATGATTTTATACcagttgtttcctttttaatttcattgttatTGTAGGACCTGCAGAATCTTGGTGCTAGAAGAGTTTGTTTGATGACAGATAAAAACCTCTCCCAACTCCCTCCTGTAAATGCAGTGTTGAATTCGTTGGCAAAATACAGTATAAACTTTCAGTTGTATGATAATGTCCGGGTGGAACCAACAGACCAAAGGTACTACTTCTGACAGTGCACTTCTCATAGTGCCTAGGCTCTTACAGTATGCCATTCAGCTGTCCTTGTGACCTGTACGCTGATTTTAATAGTTAGTTTCTCTGTGTGCTCTTTTTCTCCTGACTAATTagaaagcttttcttgtttttcaagtTTCATGGACGCCATTAACTTTGCTAAAAAGGGAGAGTTTGATGCCTACGTTGCTGTTGGAGGTGGGTCTGTAATAGACACCTGTAAAGCTGCCAACCTGTACGCATCCAGCCCAACATCAGACTTCTTGGATTACGTCAATGCTCCTATTGGGAAAGGGAAGCCTGTCACTGTGCCCCTCAAGCCACTCATCGCAGGTAGAGCAGGAGCGGGGGGTGTGGAGAGTGAGGGCTAGGAGAAGGGGAGTCATTCTACACTCTGTATGATATTTCTACTGAAATCAGTTTCCTACAACTGTTTCACCTTCCTGTGGGCTTAATTCTCCTCAAGTTGTATTCAGCAGCAATTTTGCTATTTAATTCAGTGGAAGTAAAATCACAGTTTTTGTCATTAGTTTGTCTTGTTTATCTGAGTTTGACTAGTTTTACTGAGAAAAGAGACCAAAGTTTCTCTTTGACCCACTGGCTTTGGATCAGGGATACCTCTGAGATTTCCTGGATCCTGTATTTTTGGTAGTGTTACtattgtgattttatttatttattttgcaccTTCATgtattacttattattttttgttatccccattcttccttttaagttcctACGACGTCTGGAACTGGAAGTGAAACCACTGGTGTTGCCATTTTTGACTTCAAAGAACTAAAAGTAAAAACTGGtgagatttttgtgtgtgtgtgtatgtctgctGTTCAAGACAATTGCTTTTCCAATGTCTTCATTATTTCCCTGCCTTGAAAAAAAGGGATACTGCATGTCATTTCAGGTGTCATTTTGTTTGATTCAACTGCCACAGGCAAATTTGAAGAGCTTAAAGGTTTCCTCTTTGAATTAGATTTATAGTATATTGACATAATGAAATACCTATGTAATACAGTGGATTATAGTTTGAAGGCAAAACAGGAAACTAAAATCTTTCAAGTTCTTAAATGGCAGAAAATGTTAATTGCAAAGGAAATTTCTACTTACATTCAGGGTCAAACAACTGTTCcttatttcctctgtattttgctttctgcttttaagatttctgtttctttgttgtgTAATTGCAACCAAATGTTCCTTTTCCTGACTTTTGAAACCTCAGGCCTGAGATGCTGTGCGAGTGAGGGGCACTGTCTTCCTTTGGCCTTTTTCATCTCTGGCAAATAAAGATTAAGGCTAAAATGTCATCTTAAGCTTCATAGCTGTTTAGAGGTTTTAGTTCTAAACGTGGATTTTATATGTTGCTCAGTCTACGGTGCTTTGGACCCAAATGGGTGTAGTAGGGAGCTCTGACCATAGCTCAGAGTTTTCTAGTCTGTATGTCATcagtcagtctgtgtgtgtgtgtctgtatgtctgTCTCTCTTAAAGCTACATCTGTGCCCCTTTAACCAAAATATGAAGGCATGGTTATTACAGATGCTGAAAACAGCAATTAGCAATTGATTGTAGATGCAAACCAGTCTTGCCCTCTGATTGTTCCCAGAAGATAAAAATTTAAGAATAATGTTGCAGATACTATTCAGCACAGACATTTTGAAAGtataggctgctcagggaggctTATAAATGGAGAACATTGTCTGGAATAATTCTCTTCAGGCAACAATGTCAAATCATATAACTCTTACAGGGACCTCATCATCAGTAAGACTTAGATTCATAGCTACTTCTTACTatcccttctctctctttgcttttatCTTCATAGTTTCGAATCATTTACCCTCATTATTGTTATGTTTTGAACCTTAAGCTTGTCTTGTCCTATTCTGTTGCAAAAAAATTTTAACTCATTTTCCTCGCTTACATATTGCAGGTATTGCTTCAAGAGCCATTAAGCCAACGTTAGGCATCATTGATCCTTTACACACACTGTCTATGCCTGAGCGAATAGTGGCCAACAGTGGTTTTGATGTGCTTTGGTGAGTTTTCTGTATAGGCTGCTACTTGAATTTATTACAATTTCATATTTTTACTATGATGATTgtagagaaaatatattttaggagCAGAAAAGGATggtattttttctccctttcctgttCTTGTTAAGGTGGTCTCAATTATACTTTCCTCTTACTTAATTTCACTACCTCCTTCAGAATGTATGGAAACAAAACACTCATTTGcagaaattttaatgtttttgcaGTGCACTGGAGAAACCATTTGCTTCCAGGATGTTAGGGAAGAGAGTCCAGGTGTCCCATTTTAAGAGATCAAGTAGATGATTAATCACAATTACCACAGTGTTTAGCATGTCTCACAGATGTGGCAGGGAATAGAGAACAAGAATTGTCTAATGAATTGCTGTCAGGTTTTAGCCCAGTTGTCACCATCTCTTCAGAACTTCTTTCATAATGTACTTTTCACTTGGCACAAAATTTTCTACGTCTTAAACCTACAGCTCTTAACTGCACAAAATACATAGAAGTTTCTATTCAGAGGGCCAGAGCTTACTTTGCTTCTGGGTGCTGTGTATATTAAACTAATAGATGTATAATGAAACTGTGTGATTTCTCAAGCTTGGTGAAGTATTCCAAACTACAGTGTCTGTAATGGAATTGAGGCATTTGTTCataaatgaaaatggttttgtaCATCTAAATGTAGCAATGTAGGCATTGCCCCTTCTTTATGTAGTCAGATTCACAAGTATCTGGGAGATGAGACTGTTGGCAGTTCCAGTTAGTTTAAATATTATACTCCTAATTTTTTAAAGGTCAATACTTTTAACAGAAAGGTGGCTTACGGTGCTTTCAGTGCTAAAGCCACTTACGGTTCCTGGCCTACAGAAAGGAAACACACCCACTGCAGATGCACAGTGCTCTTCAATGAAAAGCATTACACCCCAAGAGCCACCCTAACTTGAGCATGGTGTGAGCTGATAGACCGTGACTGTGTTTGGATTGCCTTCTCTCTGTCTGTGTGTCGGAGAACGAAGAGCTCTGGAGGTGCCCGCCCAGCATCCTCCCATTGTGTATGagattgtatttctctttttggCAACTGTTAAACACCAGAAGTAAATAAGAAGAACCTGCACTCGGAGGGCAGCAGGGGAGTAAAATGGAGCTCTCCCActtaaataattgatttttttaatctttcttttagcCATGCTCTAGAATCGTACACTGCTCTTCCTTACAACATGCGCAGTCCGTGCCCTTCAAATCCAATCAACCGACCAGCTTACCAAGGCAGCAATCCCATCAGTGATGTCTGGGCTCTTCATGCTCTGCGCATTGTGGCTAAGTATTTGAAAAGGTAATATGTTTAACAGCCACCCCCTTTGCAGTACGATCAGTCTTCAGTGCCCAAAAAGGGATGCTTAGAAGAAATTGAATTTTAGgctaaaataaagcaaactaCTACATTAAACCTTCGTTTTCTATCCTGGATTTCtcttaaataaagcaaaaagtttttcaaataaaattgaaagtAAAATTAGGGTTATGAGGTTGTTTTGAGGAGGTAGTTTTTTAATGcctttgtaaatgtattttaaagtccTCAGTTAATATGGGAGCAgcattcatgtattttttttcaagaattctCTTTCTATGACAGTATAAGGGGAATATGTAACAAACTGAAGGAAATACTGCTGGTGTAGTATCTGTGACCTTCAGTTTAAATTAAGATACTTAATACATCCATCAAGAAGGTAACATGCACTTATGAATGTGCAAAATTATGCATTTACTGAAAACTAGTTCATGCTTAGGTTCATACTTAGAAGACTTTCAATTTAGATTAAGTTTTGACTTAACTGGGGGTTGGTTTTGATCCCTACCAATAAAGTTTTAGCCTGTATACAGCTTTTGTATGCCATGTGCACATCTATTGAAGATCAGTGTGGGATTTTTTGTAAAAGACTTTTTACAGTACCTAGTTAGTCAAAGTAGTTGTTTATTGTTCCTGTGGAATCTATTCATGAGACCTTTTCTCCGTGTTGTCAAACTACACAAGAAATCTGATGCATAGGAAGGCAAGGAACCCTGTCCTCTTCCCGCACAGGTGTTGGGGTCCAGACCATCACCTACTGAGATGGTGAGAAAGCTGGAGCGATCTTGGAGCTGTACGTAGGATTGCCAAAGCTCCTAAGTAGAATTGTTTAAACCAGCACTGAGTTGAATATGTCTAAATTCACTCTATTTACTCAGGTTTtggaaaagtgaaaagaaacttGCCCTTCACTGAAGCAGTTTGATTTACTTCCTGATCCATAAGAATTGTTCTCTGACTGAAGTATGACTTGCTCCTATTTCCAGCATTTTTATCTCAGCTTATCTTAGAGATTTTTATATATCTGTCCATAAGGAAgccctctctcccttctctaTCCTGAATTACCAATCTGTTTGTGAATTCATTGGTGCCATTGTCTCCATGGTGCACAGAGCCATCAGAAACCCTGAAGACCGTGAAGCAAGAGCCAACATGCACCTAGCAAGTGCTTTTGCTGGTATTGGCTTTGGCAATGCTGGTGTTCATCTCTGGTAAGTACAGAAAAATGTTAACCCTGTCCAATGTCAGCTTCCAGCTAGTGTTTGTTTCAGATTATCAAAGACATTGCTGCCTTTGTTGCTGAATATATTGTAGCCCGGCCTGTGATACAGGGGGAACTGTGTGTTGTGAGAAATCAATGCATTCTTGGCATTTATGTGTGTGAGGATTGTGTATTCTGGCTTGTGATACTCAAATCCAATCCTGTGAAAATTACAAAACATGAACTTCTTTACCTTCCTTGGTAGTAAAAACCGTAGTTAGAAAAAGACCCCACCATCAATggcatttgaaatgtttaatttcatgCCAGCTGTTCTGCGGTGAGACAGCAATGAGGTAATCTTGTGCCATTCCTGAACTGATGCAATTGTCTGTAAGTTTGTCTGTGGAGTAGGCATTCAGCAGGCTGACTAAATAATATGGCAAGACAATTTTCCTATGGGTGAAAATCTCAGAGAAGCAAAGCCTAAGCCTGAACTACATGGAGAAGTTACTAGCaatcattctcttcagagaccTTCCTTTCATTCCTTTTGTTTGAGCAAATCTACTTTTTATTTATActtgaaaatgaatgtttatttttctcaggTAGAAAGATTATGCTATTTTATATTACTTTAGTAGCTCAATATCTTTCAGTCCAGTCAGTGGAGTAATGT of the Larus michahellis chromosome 2, bLarMic1.1, whole genome shotgun sequence genome contains:
- the ADHFE1 gene encoding hydroxyacid-oxoacid transhydrogenase, mitochondrial yields the protein MAAGRQRAARLLRQLQRAACRCPSHCHTYSQVPERPTLGNTDYAFEMAISNIRYGEGVTKEVGMDLQNLGARRVCLMTDKNLSQLPPVNAVLNSLAKYSINFQLYDNVRVEPTDQSFMDAINFAKKGEFDAYVAVGGGSVIDTCKAANLYASSPTSDFLDYVNAPIGKGKPVTVPLKPLIAVPTTSGTGSETTGVAIFDFKELKVKTGIASRAIKPTLGIIDPLHTLSMPERIVANSGFDVLCHALESYTALPYNMRSPCPSNPINRPAYQGSNPISDVWALHALRIVAKYLKRAIRNPEDREARANMHLASAFAGIGFGNAGVHLCHGMSYPISGLVKTYKPKDYNVDHSLVPHGLSVVLTSPAVFAFTAQIHPERHLEAAEILGADIRTARIKDAGFILADTLRKFLFDLNVDDGLAAIGYSKADIPALVKGTLPQERVTKLSPRPQTEEDLSALFEASMKLY